ACAATCACTGCCACTGTTAGAACGAGCCGCCGATGCACCCCTACCTTGTCAAGGACAGGCATGACGTCTTCGTACACGTGCCATTGAACGAACACTGCCATCGTTAGACCGATCCGTCGATGCACCGCTACCTTGTCGAGGACAGTCAGGACATCTTCGTGCATGTGCCCATCGAACGATGACTGCCACCGTTAGAACGAGCCGTGTTGACGCACCGCTACCTTGTCGAGGACAGTCACGacgtcttcgtgcacgtgcccacTGCCACCGCCAGAACGTGCTATTGACGCACCGCTACCTTGTCGAGGACAGTCAAGacgtcttcgtgcacgtgcccacTGAACGACCACTGCCACCGTCAGAACAAACCGTCGATGTACCGCTGCCTTGCCGATGACAGATAGGATGTCTTCGTGCACGTGCCACTCAGGACCAACGCCCTGGACCTGCAGTCATCGTCGTTAAACCCATGAATTTGATCCGAAGAACTTGACGTCAAATCTCACCAGTGCATATGCACGACTGTAAAATCCTAACCTCGACGCCCCAAGGAGTTGGTGGGAGTCTACGCCGAAGCATAGTGTGTCTATAGCCTGTGGGGCCTCTCTGACATTTTCGAGTGCTTGCAAAGTTTCAAGATAGAATAAAATTAACGGGAGTTGTGATAAAAGAAACAATGTCGTTAAAGTTATGGCAGAAAAAAAACCAAAATAATGAGTGTGTCAtatcatgatgaaactttgcaaACACTCGAAACATTCAACAAAGTTTCAACATTCATCATGGCAGGTGTATATTTGCTCAGGAGCAGCAGGGGACGTTCGTTGTGGCTTTGACATAATTTTTTGGTTGTCGACCGTCAATCTCGCATGCATGTATGCATGGTCCACGTACTACGTTCCCCTTCATTCATCACGCGTCCGTTGTTTTTGTACGCCCAAACCACAGCACTTTGCGCATGCATGCCAAATTGCCAATCGACAGTACTATTTCTCTCCTGCTCGGAATCGGAGAGAGGGCCAGCTCGGACCCGACCGGCATTAATCGGCCGGCCGGTGAACTAGTCGTAGCCGTCGGCCGACTCCGACTGGGGGTGGGAGGTGGTTGGCGAGTAGTATAAAATAGAGGAGGTGCGGTTGGCGCTCTGCTTTCCACCTCTGCTCGCCAAAAACAAGAGTCTCCTTcgcccgccgtcgccatcgccatcgcccacgcccgccatcgccatcgccatcgccacgCCAACCCCAGCAACCCGGCGTACAAATCCAGCGCGCATACCACTGGCCCCGGCCGCCCGGCACAATCATCGCGCGCTAGACCCACCGCCATCCGTCGGCCCATCGATCGATCTCCCTCCCTTCGTCCGTCCATGGCGCCGCGAGCGACGGTCGCGATGAGCAGGTTCCCGCCGGTGTCATCCTACGACGCGGCGGCGCGGGAGCGCCGCACCGCGGCCTCTGATCTGGACGGCACCCTGCTGGCCTCCTCCTCCGCGTTCCCCTACTACTTCCTCGTGGCCCTCGAGGCGGGCGGGTACCTCCGCGCCctcgcgctgctcctcctcgccCCGTTCATCCTGCTCCTCTACAGCGCCGTCTCCGAGCCGGCCGCCATCGGGCTCCTCGTCTTCGCCACCTTCGCGGGGCTCCGAGTGCGGGACGTGGAGGCCGTGGCGAGGGGCGTTCTTCCGCGGCACTACGCCGCCGGGGTGCGCGCCGACTCGTGGGAGGTGTTCCGGGGGTGCGGCGCGGGCAGGCGGGTCGTGGTCACCGCGTCCCCGGCGGTCATGGTCGCCCCGTTCGTACGCGAGTTCCTCGGGGCGGAGGTGGCCGGGACGGAGCTCGGGACCTGCTGCGGGCGCTTCACGGGGCTCATCAGCGGCGGGGTGCTTGTGGCCGGGAGGAAGAGGGAGGTCGTGGAGAGGCTGTTTGCCGGCGGGGACATGCCGGACGTCGGGCTCGGCGACCGCGAGAGCGACCACGACTTCATGGCCATCTGCAAGGTACTAGTAAATTCGATTGTTCTGACCAAAGTTTCCTGAATCCGACACAATCTTTCTTGGATAGAATTTCTCTAATTCACAGTAATTGTTCTTTGAGTGACCAAAGATCAGACCACAGCTAATTTTGAAGTAAACTGAATTGTTCTTTGAGTGCTAAGGCATCAATCTCATCATCTCATCTACAATAGCCTTTTCTTGTGGTAGTTGGAGTTGCAAAAAATTGTGTGGTTCCTATCTTTGCCTTTTCAGAGCCCCTTAGTTTTTTATTTTGAGACAATTTTGTCCCTTTATTAgctattccctccgtcccataatataaaaacgtttttgataCAATACtggtgtaaaaaacgctcttatattataagACAGAGGGAGTAGGAAAAAACAATAAAGTCCCTTCTAGTTTTCACCTGATGTTTAGCCTTCAAAGTTGTCATATTCATTACTACTTAAATCTGCAAAATGCTGAGTAGTCATAATTTTCTTTAATTTCTGTACTTTTGCTTACTTTTTTATGGCTAAGATTTTTGCTGACCTGAGTCTTCACTGGCTACATTATGAAGCTACTTGGTGACAATCAAATCACATCTGTCTCAGTCGCTTTGGACAGGGACAGATTACTGTTGAATAGTGATTAGTTACTCCACTAATAATACCCAAATAAAAACTATTTTTGGTTCAGATTATCTACAAGTACCGCTGATTAATCTTATTTGTTTCCCGCGCATGTGCATATGCAGGAAGCCTACATGGTGCCCACGAACAAGCGCGCGCCGCGCGCGGCCGCCGACGCTCTGCTGTCCAGCGTCGTCTTCCACGACGGCCGCCTGGTCCGCCGGCCAGACCCGGCGCAGGCGCTCTTCGCGTTGGTCTACCTCCCGGTGGGCTTCGCCCTGGCCGTCCTCCGCGTCCTCATCAGCCTCCCGGTCCCGCCGCACCTCGTGCGCCACACGTACCGCCTGACCGGCATCCAGCTCGCCGTGCGGGGCACGCCCCCGCCGGCGCCGCGCGAGGGCTCCCCCGGGTCCCTCCTCGTCTGCAACCACCGCACGGCGCTGGACCCCATCATCGTGGCCGTGGCGTTGGGGCGACCGGTGACGTGCGTGACCTACAGCGTGAGCCGGCTGTCGACGGCCATCTCGCCGATCCCGGCGGTGGCGCTGGCGCGGGACCGGGAGGCTGACGCGGCGCGCATCGCGGCGCTGCTGAACTCCGGGCGCGACGTGGTGGTGTGCCCCGAGGGGACGACGTGCCGGGAGCCCTGCCTGTTGCGTTTCTCGGCGCTGTTCGCGGAGCTGACGGACCGGATCGTGCCTGTGGCGTTGGAGGCGGCGCAGTCGACCTACTACGGGTCCACGGCGAGGGGATGGAAGGCCATGGACCCGTGGTTCTTCTACATGAACCCGCGGCCGGGGTACAAGGTGACGTTCCTGCCGGCGCTCCGGCCGGAGGAGAcgtgcggcgccggcgggaggagcGCCGTGGACGTGGCCAACCACgtgcaggcggtgatcggcaaggAGCTCGGGTACCGGTGCACCACGCTCACCAGGAAGGACAAGTACATGAAGCTCGCCGGCAACGACGGCACGGTCGCCGCCGACGGCGACGACGGCAAGAAGCTTGCGTAAACCGCGGAACTGTATAGGTAGTCACGATTCATGGACCAGCATAGTGATGTAGTTTCTGTTCTGTAGGCTGTACCCCGATTTTCTAGTGTTTTCCCCTGCTTTGGCAATTTCACTTACCCTGCACATTGTCTGGTCAAACAGAAGAAAGTTGACAGCAACAGCAAGCATGAACATCAAGATAGAGTCCAGATGGAGATTGatagttttcctttttcatttattagttcaacagtttcTACTAAAGAACATTTTTCCGTAACTTCGCTATTTATATTTTCTTTTTGTCTAACTTTGacatttttttggggggggggggggggggggtactaacTTTAACTTCCAAACAAAATATTACTCCCTCTCTAACTTTTTTATAAGATGGTTTTTAGGGTCTATAACGGTGTCAAAAAATATCTTATACTCTCTCCGTAAAGGAAGTTTTTCCAGAGTAATGTGTTTCAGCATAAAAAATATGGTCTATTGATCTTAATTTACCGCCCCCATGGAAAAAAAAGATCTTGATTTTTACGGTTGAGATTAAAGatagaaataaaaaaatattaaaaaaatagaaaaagttaTGCTAACTATTGTTATGTACACATGAATTTAAGTTAGCACATacaatctatacctactattaaagggaaagATATTTTTGATTTGTTTCCGCTTTGTTTCGTCCCGTTTTAAGTATTTTTTTTAACTACCAGCAACGGCTGGCTTTTTATGTTATGGGGCAGGGGGCAATGTTTACAAGGCCACGCACGGTCTGAAGCAAGAAGTTCAGAGAAAAGAAAGAGGCCCTAGGGAACAGTGGGTAGGGTGCTCTCTCATGTCGGAACCCTGAAGGGGTCTCCATGATTC
Above is a window of Triticum aestivum cultivar Chinese Spring chromosome 6B, IWGSC CS RefSeq v2.1, whole genome shotgun sequence DNA encoding:
- the LOC123135581 gene encoding glycerol-3-phosphate 2-O-acyltransferase 6, whose amino-acid sequence is MAPRATVAMSRFPPVSSYDAAARERRTAASDLDGTLLASSSAFPYYFLVALEAGGYLRALALLLLAPFILLLYSAVSEPAAIGLLVFATFAGLRVRDVEAVARGVLPRHYAAGVRADSWEVFRGCGAGRRVVVTASPAVMVAPFVREFLGAEVAGTELGTCCGRFTGLISGGVLVAGRKREVVERLFAGGDMPDVGLGDRESDHDFMAICKEAYMVPTNKRAPRAAADALLSSVVFHDGRLVRRPDPAQALFALVYLPVGFALAVLRVLISLPVPPHLVRHTYRLTGIQLAVRGTPPPAPREGSPGSLLVCNHRTALDPIIVAVALGRPVTCVTYSVSRLSTAISPIPAVALARDREADAARIAALLNSGRDVVVCPEGTTCREPCLLRFSALFAELTDRIVPVALEAAQSTYYGSTARGWKAMDPWFFYMNPRPGYKVTFLPALRPEETCGAGGRSAVDVANHVQAVIGKELGYRCTTLTRKDKYMKLAGNDGTVAADGDDGKKLA